DNA from Rhizobacter sp. J219:
CTGCTCGCGCTGCAGCGTCGGCTGCCGGCACTCACCCACGAGCTGCGCCGCCTCGACGCCCTGTGCCGGCAGGCCCCGCTCACGCAGCTGCGCGACTGGGAGCCCGACGCCGTGCTCGACCTCACGCGCCGCAACTACCTGCGGCGCTGGTTCGCCAACTGGCTGTGGCCGCAGAACATCGTGCGCTACTGGTTCACCGCCTACGATCGCGGCGACATCATGGCGCAGACCTTCGCCGACAACCTCTACGGCACCCGCCTGATCGGCAGCGACCTCGGCTTCGCGGAGCTCAACCCGACCCGCCCCTACCTGCTCATCAACGCCACCACCGCCACCGACCAGAGCGGCCCCGGCCTGTCGGTCGACGAATACGCCTTCGGCAGCGTCTTCACCTTCACCGAAGAGGACTTCCGCAGCCGCCTCAACGCCGACCTCGGCCGCTATTCGCTTGCGCGGGCGGTGATGGCCTCGTCGTCCTTCCCGCTCGTCTTTCCGAGCCACACGCTGCAGGACTACCGGCCGGGCGCACTCGAACGCCACTGCGAGAAGGACCGCAACGATGAACTGAAGTGCACCGACAAGCAGTACCTGCACGTCTTCGACGGCGGCAACTCCGACAACCTCGGCCTCAAGTCGGTGAAACGCGCGCTGTTCCAGCTCGAAGCGAAGGGCCGCCTCGACGACTACGACCGCATCGTCGTCGTGCTGGTCGACGCCTTCACCCGCCCGCGCGGTGCGAGCCGGCTCGACCCCGACCCGCGCGGCACGCTCGGCCTGCTGCTCGACGCCAACGTGAGCGATGCGGTCGATGCCCTGCTGCAAAACAACCGCGGCCGTCTGCTCGGCGAATTCGACGGCGCCGTGCTGCGCTGGAACGACGGCAGCTGCGAGCCTGAGACACGCGAGCTGCCCAGCGCCTTGTGCCAGGCCCTCAATGCCCGGGGCCGCCCGGTGCTCAACCTCTCCAAAAGCCTGGTCTTCTATCACTTCGGCTTCGACGACGTGGTGGCCGTCGACCCGCAGCACGCGGGCCTCAAGCGCAGGCTCGACAGCATCCCCACCTCGTTCAAACTCGACGAAGGCGACGCACGCCTGCTCGACGAGGCGGTCGACCTCGTCATCGCCCCGGCCAACCCCTGCCTGCAGAAGATCCGCGACCTGGTGCGCATGCCCGAGGCGACGCCGGAGAGCGTCGTCCACGCGCGCAAGGTGTGCCGCCGCACCGAGGGCGAGCGCAGCACGCCCTCGATCGCGCCGCCCGCGTCGCCACCCTGACGCGCAGCTCAACCCGGCGGCGGCCGTTCCTTCATGGCACGCGCCAGGATCGCGGCCGTCGGCCCGATGAGCGGCCGGAACAGGTGGCGCAACAACCAGCTGGGCAGGCCGTGGCCGCGTTCTTCGAACGCCACCCGGCCGCGTTCGTGCGACATGAAGGCCGGGCCGAGCGGCCGGTAGCCGTCGCGCGACTCGCGCAGCTCGATGCGCTGCAGGTGCTTCACGCTCTTGTAGCCGTAGTGGGCCGGCGCCACGAGCCGCAGCGGCGCGCCGTGTTCGATGCCGAGCGGCTGGCCATCGAGGCGGTCGGCCAGCAGCACCTCGGGCGCCATCAGGTCGGCCAGCGGCAGGTCGGCGCGAAAGCCATCTTCGCCGCGCAGCACCACGAGGCTCACCTGCGGCGAGGCCGAGGCGCGAATGAGGGCGTCGTACACGTCGCGGAAGCGGTAGCCGCTCCACATGAGGCCGCGCCGGCTCCAGCTGGTGACGCAGTGGAAATTACTGCGCTGCTCGACGCGCGTCAGCCCCGCGAGCGCTGCAGCGTCGAGCACCAGCGGCTCGCGCAGCGCGCCCGTCCACTGCAGGCAAACCACATCCGGACGGGCGGGGAAACGCCTCGCGAAGCTCGTCACCCCGAAGCGCGGGAAGTCGTCGCGCCAGCGCTGGCCGGGCGGCAGATCGTCGTGGCCGGTCTTCATGCGCCGACCCTCACACGAGACGCGGGCAGGGCCCGCGAGCGGCGCGCATCAACCGTCGAGCGCACCGGCGGCGCCGCCAACCACAGCAGCACCAGCAGCGCGAGCACCGGCACGTTCTTCACCAGCGGGCCGCAGTGATCGATCGTCAGCTCGGGCATGTTGAGCGCAGCGGTCGTCGTGTAGCCGAGCACCGCCACCACCTGCAGCGCCATTGCCCAGGGCACCTGCCGGCGCAGCGCCAGCACGCCCAGCACGGTGTTGAGGCTGCACGAGAACACCAGCGCCGCCACGCCCCAAGAGCCCTCGAAGCCGCACCGCGCCATCAGCGCAAGCACACCCGACTCGCGCGGCAGCAAGGCGCTGATGAACGCGGTGTACAGCCACATGAAGGCGAGCGAGCCGCGTGCCACGCCCATCGCCGCCGGGCTCAGCTGCACGCGCAGGTCGACGAGCGGCTGCGGCGCGGTGACCGTGAGGCCCTGCGCCATCGTCGTGGGCGCGCGGCCCAGCAGGCGTGGCAGTGCGTTGTCGCCCGGCGTGTTGCCACGCGCGAGCAGGCGCAGCGTGTCGCGGCAATACACCTGCTGCGGCAGGGCCTCGGCGGCCCAGGCCAGCGCCTGCATCAGCGGCATCGGCACCGGCAGCCAGAGCGGCTCGCCCAGGCCCTGGGCGCGGCGGTAGGCCGCGAGCATGTCGCGGTAGCTGATGGGTGCCGGGCCGCCCAGCTCGTGTACCACCCGCAGCTCCCCCGGGTGCTCGACCAGCCGTGCCACCGCCTCGGCCAGCTCGTAGACGTGCAGCGGCTGCACGCGCTGCAGGCCGCGTCCCGGCAGCGACACCACCGGCAGGCTCGCCAGCGTGGCGAAGAGCGCCGCACTCCTGGCTGCGCGGGCCATAGACCAGCGACGGCCGCAGCACCGCCCAGTCGACCGGCAGCGAGGCCAGCGCGTCGTCGGCCATCAGCTTGCTGCTCAGGTAGGGCGTCGCAAGCGCCTCGGCATCGCCGGCGACGCCCAGCGCCGAAACCTGCAGCACCCGCCGCACCCCCGCCAGTGCCGCGCCGCGAAACAGCTCGACCGGCCCTTCGGTGTGCACCCGCTCGAAGCTCTGCCCCCGCGCCGGCATCAGGATGCCCACGCAATTGATCACCACGTCGATGCGTTCGCGCCGCAGGGCCTCGGCCCAGGCTTCGGGCCGGCGCGGCTGCATGTAGTCGACATGCATCGTGTGCCGCCCGTCGACCGCGCCGCGCGACCCCTCGACCACCGCATGGCCGCGTGCGCGCAGCGCATGCACCACCGCTGCCCCCACGCAGCCGGTGGCCCCGCTCACCAGGACTCTCATGTGTTCCTCCCTTCTTGGTTGTGATCCATCGTGCAGGCGCCGTCCGCACAGCGCCGCATGCGGCGCGCCATCTGCCGGGCACGCAGCGCGCGCAGGCCGTCGATCAGCGGTGCCGCCACGCGCGAGACCGTGCGGCGGTGGCGGGCAAAGAGCCGGTACGCCACGTCGGACACACCGCGCAGCGGGCCCCAGCCGACCGGACGCATCACCCAGCCCAGGCCCACCGCCTCGTAGGCCAGGCGCAGCACCTGCACTCCCTTCATCAGCTGGCCGTCGGCGCGCAGGGCGTGGATCTCGGCGTCCATCTCGGCCAGCGTGGCGCCGTAAGGCGTGGGGTCGAAGCCCGGCGCGCTGATGTCGACGAAGGCCAGGCGACCCGCGTCGTTGCGGGCGCGCAGGTGGTCCATTTCGAGGGCACACACCGGGCAGGCGGCGTCGTAGAGCAAGGTCAGCGGGTAGACGGCACTCATGATCCCTCCAGTTATTTCAGTCAAAACAGAAATGCTCGGGCAAAAATTTTTTGAGACTCAAGGCCCCAGCAGGTGCGCCGGGGTGACCGCCGGTGCCTCGGTGGCGGGTGCTGTCTCGTCGCGCCCGAGCAGCTTCTTCACACGGGCGCCGAGCTTGAGCACCTTGCTCAGGGTGTCGGTGTCGAGCCGCAGCATCTCGTCGCCCCAGGCGGTGAGCGTCTGCAGGAATTCGAGCGTCTCGCGCATGCGCAGCTTCGCGTCGGTCGGGTCGCGGCTGATTGCCGGATCGGCCAGCAGTTCGGTCAGCACGGCGATCGTCGGCGCGATCTCTCGGCGCTGGCGCTCGCGGATGACAGTACGCGCCAACTCCCAGACCGAGAGAGAGGTTTCGAAGTGGTCGCGCCGGTCGC
Protein-coding regions in this window:
- a CDS encoding molybdopterin-dependent oxidoreductase, producing MKTGHDDLPPGQRWRDDFPRFGVTSFARRFPARPDVVCLQWTGALREPLVLDAAALAGLTRVEQRSNFHCVTSWSRRGLMWSGYRFRDVYDALIRASASPQVSLVVLRGEDGFRADLPLADLMAPEVLLADRLDGQPLGIEHGAPLRLVAPAHYGYKSVKHLQRIELRESRDGYRPLGPAFMSHERGRVAFEERGHGLPSWLLRHLFRPLIGPTAAILARAMKERPPPG
- a CDS encoding thiol-disulfide oxidoreductase DCC family protein, with protein sequence MSAVYPLTLLYDAACPVCALEMDHLRARNDAGRLAFVDISAPGFDPTPYGATLAEMDAEIHALRADGQLMKGVQVLRLAYEAVGLGWVMRPVGWGPLRGVSDVAYRLFARHRRTVSRVAAPLIDGLRALRARQMARRMRRCADGACTMDHNQEGRNT
- a CDS encoding SDR family oxidoreductase; protein product: MARAARSAALFATLASLPVVSLPGRGLQRVQPLHVYELAEAVARLVEHPGELRVVHELGGPAPISYRDMLAAYRRAQGLGEPLWLPVPMPLMQALAWAAEALPQQVYCRDTLRLLARGNTPGDNALPRLLGRAPTTMAQGLTVTAPQPLVDLRVQLSPAAMGVARGSLAFMWLYTAFISALLPRESGVLALMARCGFEGSWGVAALVFSCSLNTVLGVLALRRQVPWAMALQVVAVLGYTTTAALNMPELTIDHCGPLVKNVPVLALLVLLWLAAPPVRSTVDARRSRALPASRVRVGA
- a CDS encoding patatin-like phospholipase family protein gives rise to the protein MKAVVRFINALGTLIACALMTACASFSHTNLPLPAPPAASSPAPAATRASFEVDGARGHPKVLMFLALSGGGSRAAYLSAATMLRLQTLYPEVDLLDEVDVLSSVSGGSITAALYAASRDVSLNSPPLAAALQPFITGTALGRQVTLDTSQRLRCNAPLDAKDLLALQRRLPALTHELRRLDALCRQAPLTQLRDWEPDAVLDLTRRNYLRRWFANWLWPQNIVRYWFTAYDRGDIMAQTFADNLYGTRLIGSDLGFAELNPTRPYLLINATTATDQSGPGLSVDEYAFGSVFTFTEEDFRSRLNADLGRYSLARAVMASSSFPLVFPSHTLQDYRPGALERHCEKDRNDELKCTDKQYLHVFDGGNSDNLGLKSVKRALFQLEAKGRLDDYDRIVVVLVDAFTRPRGASRLDPDPRGTLGLLLDANVSDAVDALLQNNRGRLLGEFDGAVLRWNDGSCEPETRELPSALCQALNARGRPVLNLSKSLVFYHFGFDDVVAVDPQHAGLKRRLDSIPTSFKLDEGDARLLDEAVDLVIAPANPCLQKIRDLVRMPEATPESVVHARKVCRRTEGERSTPSIAPPASPP
- a CDS encoding GbsR/MarR family transcriptional regulator codes for the protein MNLSPTLERFVLHWGEMGARWGVNRTVAQIHALLYITGRPMHAEEITETLGVARSNVSNSIRELQSWNLVRLVHIAGDRRDHFETSLSVWELARTVIRERQRREIAPTIAVLTELLADPAISRDPTDAKLRMRETLEFLQTLTAWGDEMLRLDTDTLSKVLKLGARVKKLLGRDETAPATEAPAVTPAHLLGP